From a region of the Plodia interpunctella isolate USDA-ARS_2022_Savannah chromosome 13, ilPloInte3.2, whole genome shotgun sequence genome:
- the LOC128674731 gene encoding putative nuclease HARBI1, translating to MDLQQYSLTRPLSSLESESDSDEEFFDTILKWYIKYEGGEGEPGSDTVQRPSVKFTKDIYLQSLNDSEFTLRFMLSKTAVDSLLPKMIQYFANTKTSSNNRVSPLHQLLLTLRFYVQGSIPEIDFLNISKPSASRIIQDISGAIASLSKDYLFVREGNTDKFKKIADFPNVLGIINCTTISLHMPSPGKCKQSEANLELFVQAICDADLRFINIKVHWPGVALQSITSKFAMKENYVTNQYLLGDSKYSCKKNLLTPVVNPSTEAHKRYNEAHLKTWKTIEKTFALWKQRFTVVARPMCETLWNIHRIITATAVLHNICMDNNLEEITSNENINNNVEYEMMNCDEDDASKDDDTERISVINHFGDVI from the coding sequence ATGGATCTTCAACAATATTCATTGACACGACCTTTATCTAGTCTTGAAAGTGAAAGTGATAGTGACGAAGAGTTTTTTGATACAATACTTAAATggtacataaaatatgagGGTGGCGAGGGTGAGCCGGGATCTGACACAGTTCAACGACCTTCCGTGAAATTTACAAAAGATATATACTTGCAAAGTCTTAATGATTCGGAATTCACACTGAGATTTATGTTATCAAAAACTGCAGTAGACTCATTACTACCTAAAATGATCCAGTATTTTGCTAATACGAAGACTTCAAGTAATAACAGAGTGTCACCATTACACCAACTGTTACTGACACTACGATTTTACGTACAAGGTTCTATACCCGAGAttgattttctaaatatatcgAAACCTTCGGCCAGCAGAATTATACAGGATATATCAGGGGCAATAGCGAGTTTGagcaaagattatttatttgttcgtgAAGGCAATACagataaatttaagaaaatcgCTGATTTTCCGAATGTACTTGGTATCATCAATTGCACTACTATTTCTCTTCATATGCCTAGTCCAGGAAAATGTAAACAGTCTGAAGCCAACTTAGAACTGTTTGTACAGGCAATATGCGACGCTGATCTGagatttataaacataaaggTCCATTGGCCAGGAGTAGCTCTTCAATCGATAACTAGTAAATTTGCTATGAAGGAGAATTATGtaacaaatcaatatttacttGGTGATAGTAAGTATTCTTGCAAGAAAAATCTATTAACTCCTGTAGTGAATCCTTCTACCGAAGCTCACAAACGTTATAATGAAGCCCATTTAAAAACGTGGAAAACAATTGAGAAGACTTTTGCTCTGTGGAAACAACGGTTCACAGTTGTCGCTAGGCCGATGTGCGAAACATTATGGAACATACATAGAATAATTACTGCTACTGCAGTCTTGCATAACATATGTATGGATAACAATTTGGAAGAAATAACTTCGAACgaaaacataaacaataatgTTGAGTATGAGATGATGAATTGTGACGAAGATGATGCAAGTAAAGATGATGATACAGAAAGAATATCTGTTATAAATCATTTTGGAGATGTTATCTGA